In Hydrogenoanaerobacterium saccharovorans, a single window of DNA contains:
- a CDS encoding D-sedoheptulose-7-phosphate isomerase: MEKHVQQIFEHLFTRFDCLRGCEKEIASAYKLIEQCYANGGKLLICGNGGSQADADHIVGELMKGFLLKRPVSQQYAELLGEKFDNGTYLAQNLQGALPAISLGNHNALLTAFSNDVAPDMVFAQQVFGYGRKGDVLIGLTTSGNSANVVNAAKIAKSLGVSVISITGTNGGKIAAFSDSAINLPAAETYLVQELTLPVYHALCAMIEAHFFACP; the protein is encoded by the coding sequence ATGGAAAAGCATGTACAACAAATATTCGAACACTTATTTACTCGTTTTGACTGCCTGCGCGGCTGCGAAAAAGAAATTGCATCCGCTTACAAGCTGATAGAGCAATGCTATGCCAATGGCGGGAAACTGTTAATTTGCGGCAATGGTGGCAGCCAGGCGGACGCTGACCATATTGTAGGTGAATTGATGAAAGGTTTTTTACTAAAAAGACCTGTTTCACAACAATATGCCGAGTTGCTCGGCGAAAAGTTTGATAACGGCACCTACCTTGCTCAAAATTTGCAGGGGGCATTGCCTGCTATTTCGTTGGGCAACCACAATGCACTGCTTACCGCTTTTTCAAACGATGTAGCACCTGATATGGTATTTGCCCAACAGGTATTCGGCTACGGCAGAAAAGGCGATGTTCTAATCGGGCTTACTACTTCAGGCAACTCTGCCAATGTGGTAAATGCCGCTAAAATTGCAAAATCACTCGGCGTTTCGGTAATTTCCATTACGGGTACGAATGGCGGAAAAATCGCCGCTTTCAGCGACAGCGCCATAAACCTACCCGCAGCAGAAACCTACCTGGTGCAAGAGCTCACCTTACCGGTGTACCATGCACTGTGCGCTATGATTGAAGCGCATTTCTTTGCCTGTCCTTAA
- a CDS encoding ROK family protein → MKVGIGIDIGGTKCAAVLGNLDACDSIDTLMIDKVSFATEGTPDSVIARLIECTDALLKKHNISHEMLYKIGISCGGPLDSKKGVILGPPNLPGWDEVPICAAFEKHYRIPVRLENDANACAVAEWKFGAARGYRNVVFLTCGTGLGAGLILDGRLYSGTNDMAGEVGHLRLTEAGPVGYGKAGSFEGFCSGAGIAQLAQMRILEKLQSGEKPALCPDITKLTSITAKDVAVAAKTGDSFAKSILAESASYLGRGLSLIIDILNPEAIVLGSVYQRNADFMYPYVQQVVEREALQLSREVCRILPAALGDRVGDCAALALTLLDT, encoded by the coding sequence TTGAAGGTTGGTATAGGAATCGACATTGGAGGAACAAAATGTGCTGCTGTGCTGGGTAACTTAGATGCCTGCGACAGCATCGATACTTTGATGATAGATAAAGTTTCGTTCGCAACCGAGGGCACACCTGATTCTGTGATTGCAAGATTGATTGAGTGTACCGATGCTCTGCTGAAAAAGCACAACATTTCACATGAAATGCTGTACAAAATCGGTATCAGCTGCGGCGGGCCGCTTGACAGCAAAAAGGGTGTTATTCTGGGGCCGCCGAATCTTCCGGGGTGGGACGAAGTTCCCATCTGTGCCGCGTTCGAAAAGCATTACCGCATCCCTGTGCGTTTAGAGAATGACGCGAACGCCTGCGCCGTTGCCGAGTGGAAATTTGGCGCGGCTCGCGGTTACCGCAATGTAGTGTTCCTCACTTGTGGTACAGGGTTGGGCGCAGGGCTTATTTTAGATGGCAGGCTTTACAGCGGCACCAATGACATGGCTGGTGAGGTAGGGCATTTGCGCCTTACCGAGGCAGGGCCTGTGGGTTACGGCAAAGCGGGCTCGTTCGAGGGCTTTTGCAGCGGTGCAGGAATTGCCCAGCTGGCACAAATGCGTATTCTAGAAAAACTGCAATCAGGTGAAAAACCTGCATTATGCCCCGATATAACAAAACTTACTTCGATAACCGCAAAAGATGTTGCGGTTGCCGCCAAAACAGGGGACTCATTTGCAAAGAGTATTTTGGCTGAAAGTGCAAGTTACCTTGGCAGGGGGCTTTCGCTTATAATCGATATTCTCAACCCCGAGGCAATTGTGCTCGGCAGCGTTTATCAGCGCAATGCAGACTTTATGTACCCCTATGTGCAACAAGTGGTAGAGCGCGAGGCGTTGCAGTTATCGCGTGAGGTATGTCGTATTTTGCCTGCCGCACTGGGTGACCGTGTGGGTGACTGTGCTGCATTGGCACTTACGCTTTTAGATACTTAA
- the uppS gene encoding polyprenyl diphosphate synthase has translation MRIPSHIGIIPDGNRRWAQKNGMEKHQGYHFGLKPGLELLHLAKEYGIKEITYYGFTTDNCKRPAKQLEAFSKSCVEAVQLIAADGVSLLVVGNSQSPAFPSELKPYTVRTDINGGGIKVNFLVNYGWEWDLSSIGENGNSREKIFENLQSNDISRIDLVIRWGGMRRLSGFLPVQSVYADFYVVDSMWPDFIPQEFYNAMTWYDKQDVTLGG, from the coding sequence ATCAGAATTCCTTCACATATAGGTATTATCCCGGATGGGAACAGGCGATGGGCGCAAAAAAACGGGATGGAAAAGCATCAGGGATATCATTTTGGCCTCAAACCCGGGCTAGAATTACTGCACCTTGCAAAAGAATACGGCATAAAGGAAATTACCTATTACGGTTTTACGACCGATAACTGCAAACGCCCTGCCAAACAATTGGAGGCATTTTCAAAATCTTGCGTGGAGGCTGTTCAGCTCATTGCTGCGGATGGCGTTTCATTGCTGGTTGTGGGTAATTCACAATCCCCGGCATTTCCAAGCGAATTGAAGCCTTATACTGTCCGAACCGATATCAATGGGGGCGGAATTAAAGTTAATTTTTTGGTGAACTATGGCTGGGAATGGGATTTATCATCCATTGGTGAAAATGGGAACAGTCGTGAAAAGATCTTTGAAAACCTGCAGTCAAACGATATTTCTCGAATTGACCTTGTTATACGCTGGGGAGGGATGAGAAGACTTTCGGGTTTTTTACCTGTGCAATCTGTTTATGCCGATTTTTATGTTGTGGACAGTATGTGGCCCGATTTTATACCGCAAGAATTTTACAATGCCATGACCTGGTACGATAAGCAGGACGTGACTTTGGGCGGATGA
- a CDS encoding metallophosphoesterase: protein MHTYQRISKLFQSSQQISFDDSSKIIIMSDCHRGDGSWVDNFAKNQNLFFAALDYYNQEKYTYIELGDGDELWENKKLSDIIDVHSNAFWMMSRFYEEGRLYFIYGNHDMVKKNFRLVKDDYKNCYDARQKKCIPLFPGIKIHEGIVLRHAVLDKKIFLLHGHQADFFNYNLWKLSRFLVRYVWKFFESIGVNDPTSAAKNYDKKKAVEIKLTQWSVKQKQMIIAGHTHRPVFPELGEPLYFNDGSCVHPRCITGIEITDGNIMLVKWSYKTRKDGTVFVGREVLAGPIRLKDYFRLMPTEEEFFATGYIN, encoded by the coding sequence TTGCATACTTATCAAAGAATCTCAAAGTTGTTCCAATCATCACAGCAAATTTCCTTTGACGATTCATCTAAAATTATTATTATGAGCGATTGTCACCGAGGTGACGGAAGCTGGGTTGATAACTTTGCAAAAAATCAAAACTTATTTTTTGCAGCATTAGATTATTATAACCAAGAAAAATACACGTATATAGAGCTTGGTGACGGAGATGAGCTTTGGGAGAATAAAAAGCTTTCAGACATTATCGATGTGCACAGCAATGCATTTTGGATGATGTCCCGTTTTTACGAAGAAGGCAGGCTGTATTTTATATACGGAAACCATGATATGGTAAAGAAGAACTTTCGTCTGGTAAAAGATGATTACAAAAACTGTTATGATGCCCGCCAGAAAAAATGCATTCCACTGTTTCCTGGTATAAAAATCCATGAAGGTATTGTATTGCGCCATGCGGTTTTAGATAAAAAAATATTTCTCCTGCATGGCCATCAGGCAGATTTTTTCAATTATAATTTATGGAAGTTGAGTCGTTTTTTAGTACGATATGTTTGGAAATTTTTCGAGTCCATCGGTGTAAATGACCCAACAAGCGCGGCAAAAAATTACGACAAAAAAAAGGCAGTGGAAATAAAACTTACACAATGGAGTGTTAAACAAAAGCAGATGATTATTGCAGGGCACACCCATCGGCCGGTTTTCCCCGAATTGGGCGAGCCGCTCTATTTTAACGATGGCAGTTGTGTTCACCCGCGTTGTATTACCGGAATAGAAATTACAGATGGCAACATTATGCTTGTAAAATGGAGTTATAAAACCCGAAAAGATGGTACTGTTTTTGTTGGCAGAGAAGTTCTTGCAGGGCCAATAAGATTAAAAGATTACTTTAGGCTGATGCCAACCGAAGAAGAATTTTTTGCAACCGGTTATATAAACTAA
- a CDS encoding bacteriohemerythrin, whose amino-acid sequence MMWKESYKIGVDLIDEQHIELFKMVESLLKTFETDKNWDNKEKYIDAITFMKNYVVKHFHEEELYQASIHYSDIENHKKEHRAFTKTVLDYEKKFIAANYDVKLVKEFAGTLVSWLIYHVAETDQRIVNGVQKADDASKSHLDCFSAGAAQVFEKMFEMKELDIQQNALPGNIISGDIYSKIEFVGDFKCEAVYAFPKELAFELMKIMTFMDTNEINEIVCSAMAEVSNIISGNAATSLLNQNITSDILPPVVTVGTYESNGKNPQVVSVHTDMGTMEIIVLS is encoded by the coding sequence ATGATGTGGAAAGAAAGTTATAAAATTGGGGTAGACTTGATAGACGAACAGCATATAGAATTGTTTAAAATGGTTGAAAGCTTATTAAAAACATTTGAAACAGATAAAAACTGGGATAACAAAGAAAAATATATAGATGCAATTACTTTTATGAAGAATTACGTAGTGAAACATTTTCATGAAGAAGAGTTGTATCAAGCCTCAATTCACTACAGCGATATCGAAAACCATAAAAAAGAGCATAGAGCTTTTACAAAAACCGTTCTTGATTACGAAAAGAAATTTATTGCTGCCAATTATGATGTGAAACTTGTAAAAGAGTTTGCCGGTACATTAGTATCGTGGCTCATTTACCACGTTGCCGAAACTGACCAGCGCATTGTAAACGGTGTACAAAAGGCAGATGATGCTTCAAAGTCTCATTTAGATTGTTTTTCTGCAGGTGCTGCTCAGGTTTTCGAGAAGATGTTCGAAATGAAAGAACTGGACATTCAGCAAAATGCTTTGCCCGGTAACATTATTTCGGGAGACATCTATTCAAAAATCGAGTTTGTGGGAGATTTTAAGTGCGAAGCAGTCTATGCATTCCCAAAAGAACTTGCTTTTGAACTTATGAAAATTATGACATTCATGGATACAAATGAAATCAACGAAATTGTTTGTTCGGCAATGGCTGAAGTATCAAATATTATCAGTGGTAACGCTGCTACCTCGCTATTAAACCAAAATATCACTAGTGATATTCTTCCTCCGGTAGTTACAGTAGGTACGTACGAAAGCAACGGTAAAAATCCACAGGTTGTATCGGTTCACACAGATATGGGCACAATGGAAATCATTGTGCTAAGCTAA
- a CDS encoding flavodoxin family protein — protein sequence MKTLVVYYSLEGNTKYISEIIANELNADLIELHTKKQFPSSGFKKYFWGGKSVLFKEQPELTNENINLQPYDSIILGTPIWAGTYAAPLNTFLKQYKMIGKDIALIACHAGGGADKCFSAMRKALGSDNNMVGQIDFIEPLKRDKDGNFKKAVKWSNSLKMS from the coding sequence ATGAAAACACTGGTTGTTTATTACTCTTTAGAAGGCAATACAAAATATATATCAGAAATTATTGCAAACGAGCTGAACGCAGACTTAATAGAACTGCATACAAAAAAACAATTTCCATCCTCAGGTTTTAAGAAGTACTTTTGGGGCGGAAAAAGTGTATTGTTTAAAGAGCAGCCGGAGTTAACCAACGAAAATATTAATTTACAGCCTTACGACAGCATTATACTTGGTACACCCATATGGGCTGGTACCTATGCAGCACCGCTTAATACTTTTTTAAAGCAGTATAAGATGATAGGAAAAGACATTGCGTTAATAGCGTGTCATGCCGGTGGTGGAGCTGATAAATGTTTTAGTGCAATGAGAAAAGCACTTGGCAGCGATAATAATATGGTTGGGCAAATAGATTTCATAGAACCTTTAAAAAGAGATAAAGATGGCAATTTCAAAAAAGCGGTCAAGTGGTCGAATAGTTTAAAAATGTCTTAA
- a CDS encoding heavy-metal-associated domain-containing protein — MDTILCSVSGIQNKECKTQLKNALDKIKGVQEIGVNLTTGTVKVEYNEPATEMDIKNCIEHTGFKIIYE; from the coding sequence ATGGACACAATATTATGCAGTGTTTCGGGAATACAGAATAAAGAATGCAAAACTCAGTTAAAAAATGCGCTGGATAAGATTAAAGGAGTTCAGGAAATTGGTGTTAACCTAACTACAGGAACAGTAAAAGTAGAATATAACGAGCCTGCAACCGAGATGGATATAAAGAACTGCATTGAACACACAGGGTTTAAAATAATTTACGAGTAA
- a CDS encoding carboxymuconolactone decarboxylase family protein, whose amino-acid sequence MNDYFDNLDEIEKNLKYFITNHREIYESYENFGKLVHEKGGPLDEKTRWLIKVALSADCQNEYSLTTHIKKAFCGGCTKEEIEHALLLVAPTAGFPKMMKGLLVLRNILEQDNK is encoded by the coding sequence ATGAACGATTATTTTGATAATCTTGATGAAATTGAAAAAAATCTTAAATATTTCATCACCAATCACCGCGAAATATACGAATCTTATGAGAATTTTGGTAAACTGGTTCACGAAAAAGGCGGCCCTTTGGATGAAAAAACACGTTGGCTCATTAAAGTTGCATTGTCTGCGGATTGTCAAAACGAATATTCTTTAACTACACATATCAAAAAAGCTTTTTGCGGCGGCTGTACGAAAGAAGAAATTGAGCATGCCCTGCTTCTTGTTGCGCCAACTGCAGGCTTCCCCAAAATGATGAAGGGGTTGCTTGTATTAAGAAATATATTGGAGCAAGATAATAAATAA
- a CDS encoding DUF503 domain-containing protein has translation MIVATAKIKLYAPWVHSLKEKRMIVKSICAKVHNRFHVSIAEVEEQDTHQTIVLGVACVANTSSFSDSVIDNVLNYIESNTDAEITDIQKENR, from the coding sequence ATGATAGTAGCAACCGCTAAAATTAAACTTTATGCTCCATGGGTTCATTCGCTGAAAGAAAAGCGAATGATTGTGAAAAGCATTTGCGCTAAAGTGCATAATCGGTTTCATGTCTCTATTGCTGAGGTAGAGGAACAAGACACCCATCAAACCATTGTGCTGGGTGTTGCCTGCGTTGCCAATACGTCTTCATTTTCAGATAGTGTCATAGACAATGTTCTCAATTATATTGAGAGCAACACCGATGCAGAGATAACAGACATTCAAAAAGAGAACAGATAA
- the pcp gene encoding pyroglutamyl-peptidase I, translating to MKLLLTAFDPFGGEKINPALEAVKLVSDKIDNIDIVKLEVPTVFKKSVATVAAAMDKEKPDAVLCIGQAGGRFDITPERVAINVDDARIKDNEGNQPIDAPIFEDGDPAYFTTLPIKAMVENIRAEGLPASVSNTAGTFVCNHLMYGVLYTIAKKHPNVRGGFTHVPFIPEQVVGRPSPAPSLALKDIARGLEAAIKAIGTHWDDIKTVGGKEH from the coding sequence ATGAAATTATTACTCACTGCATTTGATCCATTCGGGGGAGAAAAAATCAATCCTGCACTGGAAGCAGTAAAACTTGTTAGCGATAAAATAGATAACATCGATATTGTCAAACTTGAAGTACCAACTGTCTTTAAAAAATCAGTTGCTACCGTTGCCGCAGCAATGGATAAAGAAAAACCGGATGCGGTTTTATGTATCGGCCAGGCAGGCGGAAGATTCGATATTACGCCGGAACGTGTTGCAATCAATGTAGATGATGCAAGAATAAAAGATAACGAGGGTAATCAGCCGATTGATGCGCCGATTTTTGAAGATGGCGATCCCGCTTATTTTACCACACTGCCCATTAAGGCAATGGTTGAGAACATCCGTGCAGAAGGGCTTCCCGCAAGTGTGTCAAACACTGCGGGTACGTTTGTATGCAATCATCTTATGTATGGTGTACTTTATACGATTGCAAAAAAACACCCCAACGTAAGGGGCGGGTTTACCCATGTTCCTTTTATTCCCGAACAAGTTGTAGGCCGCCCTTCGCCTGCACCTTCGCTTGCTTTGAAAGATATTGCAAGAGGGCTTGAAGCGGCGATTAAAGCAATTGGCACTCACTGGGATGATATTAAAACAGTGGGCGGTAAAGAACACTAA
- a CDS encoding DUF4474 domain-containing protein: MLSNNYGIMVLATVKQPTTLIALMYILLPILLLSAVVATIFIVKRKHLNQDEGIDQDAIENIVERTGYAYDAKQDIFYSTKDAWQRKYGFCRLYDEAAAPLSMIVDSEPIHFEYQNKRWLIELWKGQYGMTTGAEVGVYNTEGSDLNIPGVFNGIFYNCADDNDQLFISYSLRKYGTVLFSREDKHWWLTGFMLGVFTEPSELMMDVRITFKDSEMCNAFKNALKQKGYLEHEYNITNNVVSILFNRPHSPQPLTRTEPTDWITQRKNQMLCEEYQKLTGGYATTPEKIASLKKKAPHLYNLILHMGRQKLNYKGYKAIERRLL; encoded by the coding sequence ATGCTGAGTAATAATTATGGCATTATGGTGCTTGCAACCGTAAAACAGCCTACCACACTAATAGCCCTAATGTACATTCTGCTTCCAATTCTCTTGTTAAGTGCTGTTGTGGCTACAATTTTTATTGTTAAACGCAAGCATTTAAATCAGGATGAAGGCATCGACCAAGATGCCATAGAAAATATTGTGGAACGCACAGGTTATGCATACGATGCGAAACAAGACATTTTTTATTCGACTAAGGATGCATGGCAAAGAAAATACGGCTTTTGCCGGCTTTATGACGAGGCGGCTGCCCCATTAAGTATGATTGTAGACAGCGAACCGATTCATTTCGAATATCAGAATAAAAGGTGGCTCATCGAACTGTGGAAAGGCCAATACGGTATGACCACTGGTGCCGAAGTAGGTGTATATAATACAGAAGGATCCGATCTAAATATCCCGGGTGTTTTTAACGGTATATTTTATAACTGTGCAGATGATAACGACCAGTTGTTTATTTCATATTCTTTACGAAAATACGGTACGGTTCTTTTTTCAAGAGAAGATAAACACTGGTGGCTTACAGGTTTTATGTTGGGTGTATTTACAGAACCATCCGAGCTGATGATGGATGTTAGAATTACATTTAAAGATAGCGAAATGTGTAATGCATTTAAAAATGCGCTAAAACAAAAAGGGTACTTAGAACACGAATATAATATAACTAACAATGTGGTAAGTATTTTGTTTAATCGTCCTCATTCACCGCAGCCTCTTACCCGAACAGAACCAACGGACTGGATTACCCAAAGAAAAAATCAAATGTTATGCGAAGAATATCAAAAGCTTACAGGGGGGTATGCTACTACACCCGAAAAAATCGCCTCTCTTAAAAAGAAAGCCCCCCATCTCTATAACTTAATACTCCATATGGGCAGGCAAAAACTGAATTATAAAGGCTATAAAGCAATCGAACGCCGCCTGCTTTAG
- a CDS encoding chemotaxis protein CheW — protein sequence MCYQSEEMDTEQVDYPWLIFKLGGEYFAFNSKLVSSIIILPQNIVPMPNSPQFVRGIFDLRGKIIPLIELRTLFGMKSLTKEYKEFSDMLEARKQDHLHWVQELKRTAELNEPFKLATDPHQCAFGKWYDNFESDLHTVNFHMRKIDEPHKKLHQTALEVEKCKKDCENCEREECLKSIFNRLSNEYVPQICSLIDEAKVLFKADFREMVIVLEIQDDYYGIIVDEIVSVEDLEQVGSVNNLGSSEQSDFISEVRKSKSISKSILVIDDSVLIGAVTGKKAVS from the coding sequence ATGTGCTATCAGAGTGAAGAAATGGATACAGAACAAGTTGATTACCCTTGGCTGATATTCAAACTGGGCGGAGAGTATTTTGCTTTTAACAGTAAGTTGGTATCAAGTATTATAATTTTGCCGCAAAATATAGTACCTATGCCCAATTCCCCACAATTTGTGCGGGGGATTTTTGACCTTCGAGGAAAGATAATTCCTCTCATCGAACTGCGTACTTTGTTTGGCATGAAGTCGCTTACAAAAGAATACAAAGAATTTTCAGATATGCTCGAAGCACGCAAGCAAGATCATCTCCACTGGGTGCAAGAGTTAAAACGTACGGCAGAATTAAACGAACCTTTTAAATTGGCTACCGATCCTCATCAGTGTGCATTCGGTAAATGGTATGACAATTTTGAGTCTGATTTGCATACCGTCAATTTTCATATGAGAAAAATTGACGAACCACATAAAAAGCTGCATCAAACAGCCCTAGAAGTAGAAAAATGCAAAAAAGACTGTGAGAATTGCGAGCGAGAAGAATGCCTCAAGTCTATTTTCAACCGGCTGTCAAACGAATATGTCCCGCAAATTTGTTCTTTGATTGACGAAGCAAAAGTATTGTTTAAAGCAGATTTTCGTGAGATGGTGATAGTACTCGAGATACAAGATGATTACTATGGCATCATTGTGGATGAAATTGTATCGGTAGAAGATTTAGAGCAGGTAGGCTCCGTAAACAATCTGGGCTCGTCCGAACAATCAGACTTTATTTCTGAAGTTAGAAAAAGCAAATCTATTTCAAAAAGCATCTTAGTAATCGATGATTCTGTTTTAATCGGTGCTGTAACAGGCAAAAAAGCGGTTTCGTAA
- a CDS encoding methyltransferase family protein, translating to MDYFQIIAIFLIAIFYISYFMKMLLQRKQGIKTDQIAKGKKSVSTQRVEQFMRVATLAIVPVELGSVILNTHKLQSQIFTAIGLAVAMVGVLCFVIAMVTMKNSWRAGINSAEKTTLIKSGIYRISRNPAFLGFDLMYIGIFIAYANVVHFIFMAFAMVMLHFQILEEEKFLPTVFGEEYLDYKRKTARYFLFL from the coding sequence ATGGATTATTTTCAGATCATTGCTATTTTTCTGATAGCCATCTTTTATATTTCGTATTTTATGAAAATGCTTCTTCAACGCAAACAGGGCATTAAAACAGATCAGATTGCAAAAGGGAAAAAATCGGTCAGCACACAACGAGTGGAGCAGTTCATGCGCGTTGCAACTTTGGCAATTGTACCCGTCGAACTGGGCAGTGTTATATTGAATACGCATAAACTTCAGTCTCAAATATTTACAGCCATAGGTTTAGCCGTTGCAATGGTGGGTGTTTTGTGTTTTGTAATAGCAATGGTTACGATGAAAAACAGTTGGCGTGCAGGAATTAACTCAGCCGAAAAAACAACTCTCATTAAAAGCGGAATTTACCGTATTAGCAGAAACCCTGCTTTTCTTGGGTTTGACTTAATGTACATCGGTATTTTTATAGCTTATGCAAATGTGGTTCACTTTATATTTATGGCTTTTGCTATGGTAATGCTGCATTTTCAAATTTTAGAGGAAGAAAAGTTTTTACCCACAGTATTTGGCGAAGAATATTTGGATTATAAAAGAAAAACAGCAAGGTATTTTCTGTTCTTATAA
- a CDS encoding ROK family transcriptional regulator, which translates to MNSGFNLNDVKVKNRALILRLVATKYPVSRVELARKTGLTKTTSSKIVADLINEGFICERQAPMPKFSGAGRKPIVLDIADNAPSVCGMLVKRGFCIVIQSDLKGNIMAESRFDYSSISAEKLVSNLIQHYRKLQAASCSKMIAVGIASLGPVDIVAQTIANPPNFYGIENLPLSQLIHEQTGLPCYLMNDAKAGALAEKIYGNGRDMENFLYLHIEGGIGSGYVLHNQVFHGDLGQSGELGHTSIDFWGKKCTCGNVGCLELYSNIDMMNRKMRSFSKENEPHCDYLWEDILNMADNGSTVAIAALDEFCQYLSYGLVNAVTLMDIHHVIVGYECRTDSHTLERLLSQKLNDRLAAAGRGKIHVKRSFFGSSAPLMGSAAAVIDKLFNGELMVQI; encoded by the coding sequence TTGAACTCTGGATTTAACTTGAATGATGTAAAAGTTAAGAACCGAGCTTTGATATTGCGGCTGGTGGCAACAAAATATCCCGTTTCTAGAGTTGAACTTGCACGCAAAACAGGGCTTACCAAAACCACTTCAAGCAAGATTGTTGCAGACTTGATAAATGAGGGTTTTATTTGTGAAAGACAAGCCCCCATGCCAAAATTTTCGGGCGCAGGGCGAAAACCGATTGTGCTGGACATTGCGGATAATGCCCCCAGTGTATGCGGTATGTTGGTAAAGCGTGGCTTTTGCATTGTAATTCAAAGCGATTTAAAGGGCAATATTATGGCTGAGTCGCGATTTGATTACAGTAGTATCTCAGCTGAAAAATTGGTATCTAACCTGATACAGCATTACCGTAAATTACAGGCAGCCTCTTGCAGTAAAATGATTGCGGTGGGTATCGCTTCATTGGGGCCTGTTGATATTGTTGCACAAACAATTGCAAATCCGCCTAATTTTTACGGTATCGAAAACTTACCTTTGTCCCAATTGATTCATGAACAAACGGGTTTGCCTTGCTATTTGATGAACGATGCAAAGGCAGGAGCACTGGCAGAAAAAATTTACGGTAACGGGCGGGATATGGAAAACTTTTTGTATCTGCACATTGAAGGCGGTATCGGCTCGGGATATGTACTGCACAATCAAGTGTTTCACGGAGATTTGGGGCAGAGCGGTGAGCTGGGCCACACTTCCATAGATTTTTGGGGTAAAAAATGCACCTGCGGCAACGTAGGCTGCTTGGAATTATACTCCAACATAGACATGATGAACCGAAAAATGCGGTCATTCTCAAAAGAGAACGAACCGCATTGTGATTATTTATGGGAGGATATTTTGAATATGGCAGACAACGGCAGCACTGTTGCAATTGCTGCTTTGGATGAGTTCTGCCAATATCTTTCATATGGGCTCGTAAACGCAGTTACCCTTATGGATATTCATCATGTGATAGTGGGTTACGAATGTAGAACGGACAGCCATACATTGGAACGGCTGCTCAGCCAAAAACTCAACGACCGATTAGCAGCGGCAGGGCGGGGAAAAATACACGTGAAGCGTTCTTTTTTCGGCAGTTCTGCGCCGCTTATGGGCAGTGCGGCAGCAGTGATAGACAAACTTTTTAATGGTGAACTTATGGTACAAATTTAG